The genomic segment TAATGGCTTTCTTTTGTGGGATGGAGCTTCCAAGGTACATTACAAATACTAACCTAGTATTAATTCCTAAGAAAGACAAGTTTGAAAGAATGACTGACCTAAGGCCAATCAGTTTGAGTTCTTATATTAATAAGATCATTTCAAAGGTTATTCATGCTAGGATTGTGAAATGTTTACCTGATATTATTTCAAAGAATCAATCTGGGTTCATGAAAGGAAGAAGCATAACTGAAAATGTCTTACTGGCACAGAAAATCATTAGAGATATTAACAAAAGGAATAAGCACCATAATCTGGTTGTAAAATTGGATATGGCAAAGGCTAATGATAAGAGTGTCGTGGTTGTATTTAATAAGAGTTTTCAGATAAATGGGTTTCTCCAAAGAGTGATTGATATGGTGTGGAGATTAATTTCAAATAACTGATACTCAGTGATTGTAAATGGAAAGGTTTTTGGCTTCTTCCACTCCTTAAGAGGGTTAAAACAAGGTGATCCTCTATCACCCACTTTATTTATAACTGTTGCTGAAGTTTTAGCTAGAAGCCTGAATAAGCTTAAAGAAGATGAGAAGTTCATAGGATTTGGAATGCCCAAATGGAGTGAAAGTATTAATCATTTGTCATATGCAGATGATGCAATCCTCTTTTGCTCAGGTCATAAAGGTTCAGTGAAAAAGATGATGAGGGTATTACAGGACTATGAAAAAGTGTTTGGACATTTAATCAATCTCTCCAAGAgctatatatatgtttatgagaAAATTTCAATGGCTGATAAGCACAAGCTGTGGACATTAACAGGCATTGTTATTGGAAATTTCCCATTTACATACCTGGGATGTCTAattttttatgaaagaaaaaagaagatataCTTTGaggaaatcataaataaaattgcTAAAAGAATTCTGGCTTGACATGGAAGGATGTTGACTTATGGGGGGAGGTATGTGTTGTTGTGTAATGGCCTTCAATCAATGCCAGTATATCTGATGTCTGTAATAAATCCTCCGAAAGGTGTTATTGATTAAATACATAAGATGATGGCAAGGTTTTTTTGGGGCAAAATAGGAGGTTCAAAAGGGAAGAATAGGGTTACATGGGATGATTTGTGTTATCCAAAATCAGAAGGGAGAATTGGCTTTAGATCTTTGCATACAGTTTCTGATGCTTTGTTTGCAAAGCTATGGTGGAATTTCATAACATCTACAAACTCTTGTGGAGCCATTTTATGTGGAATAAGTATTGCAAGAAGAAACATCCTGTAATTGCATAGGGTTTTAGAATTCACAAGTTTGGAGAAAAATGATACAGGTTAGGgcgaaaatagaacacaatatcTTTTAGCAGATTAAGAATGGAGGTGTCAGCTTCTGGTTTGATAACTGGACTCAATTAGGGGCATTATTTTTCATAGAAGAAGGCAACAATATGGAGGAGGAGATTGAAGTCAAAGAATTTATAACAGAAGATAGTTCCTGGAATGTGGATAAGCTGAAAGAGTGTATTTCTGAAGAGCTGATACAACACATAAATGATACCATTAAACCGCATCAATATGGAACAGAAAGGGATAAAGCCTGGTGGATGACTACTTCAGATGGTAAATTCAGTGTCAAGGATGCACATGAGGTATTAAGGAAGAAAAGGAGGACCAATGAGGAATGTAAACTTATTTGGAACAAAATTTTGCCTACAAAGTTATGTTTCTTTTATGGAGAGCTTGGAAAGGAAGAATACCTACAGATGACAATCTTGTTAAACTAAGGATTCAAATCGTATCAAGATGTTGGTGCTGTGAGGAATCCAAACAGAAAACCATAGAGCATTTATTTCTAATAGCTCCCATAGCTACTAAGCTATGGAAGTAGTTTGCTGATTTTGCAGGTATTAAAATTAAAGGAGCACAACTACCACATGTGATCAGAATATGGTGGTTTAAAGAAGCACCCATAAAATTGCAATAAATCTATAAGATGTTACCAACAATTATTGTATGGGTTCTgtggaaaaggagaaataaaCTCAAACATGGAGAGAGTTAAAGTTTTAAAAGTGTGAACAATCAAGTGATGACATTGCTCAAACAGGTTATACAGTTGAAATTCCCAATGGTAAAGGAAATAGGAAACAATTGGGCAGATATGGTGACCAAGTTTAAGAAGTACAAACCAAGGTTGTTTTGCTATGCAGTAAAATGGTATCCACCAACACAAGGGAGATTAAAGTGCAATACAGATGGGGATTCTAAGGGCAATCTAGGACAAGGAGCATATGGATTTGTTGCGAGAGGAGATGAGAGAAATTTAATATATGCCCAAGCAGGTGGGTTGGGTTTTACTACTAATATGATAGCAGAGATGACAGCAATACTAGAGGTGGTAAGATTGTGTGCATTAAGGAATTGGCATGACATGGAAATAGAATCAAATTCTTTGGCTTTGGTTAATATTGTTAGAAATGTCTGGCGAATCCCATGGGAAATGATTGAAGCAGTGGATGAGATAAGGAACCTGATGTCTAACATAAATGCTACAATCACACACATTTATAGGGAGGGGAACACACTTGCAGACTATTCAGCAAATCTTGCTACTCAATCAGAACATACAACAACATTCAACAATTTTCAGCAATTACCTACAGCAGGTAGGAAGATTCTTAATATGGACAAGATGCAAATTCCTAATTTAAGGATTAGACCTACAAGGATAAATCCATATTTACAAAATGTTCAGCCTACATAACACATGAAAAGTGACGATTCTGAGTAGCAAAGAAATTTACAGTGAACTATAAATCCTTATATAAGGATGAATAGTGCTGCTAAATCAAATTGGCCAATCAATGTTAGCTCACAAAAACTATCACCAAAAATAAAGGGGAGATGCGTCTTATCTGTCCATCGGCCTAGGAGGTCAATCATAAGACTACATCAGCAAAGGATCCATCATCTTCGAAGCACATCTACcagaaaaaggaaaggaaaatatTCACAGTGGATACAAAGTAATAAAGAAAGGATGAAGGGTTATGTATGGATGAAATACAAACCTTTGACGCTTTCTCCTTTTTCGTCATTTCGAAACAACCCAACCATCTGAAGCTTAAAAGAGTTAGCGAAATGGAGAGGGGTGAGGTGGACGCACAAAGAATTGAAGATATTGAGTCAGTAGTTAGAATTAGCTCGGAGAAAGAAATAGTGCATTTGAATGTGCTTGAGCTACCTGCTAAGCTTGTAACTGAAGGATCTGGAGAATCTGAGGATGCCCGGGTGCACAGGAAGATTCTGGAAAGCCAGTACTAGAAGCACAAACAGCTAAAGATATTAGCTTAGCATTTAGGCAAATAGCTGAGAACTTGAATGTTCTTGAGCAACCTAATGCTGAGCGAGCAACTGAAGAATCTGGGAGTTCTAACAATACAGCGGTGTTTGAAGTGTTAAGTTCAGTGCAGAACGATTCTGGAATGCTTAGAGGTGGaagcacaaaaaattaaaaatatcgaGTCACCATTTAGAATTAGATCTGAGAAAGAAATAGTCCATTCGAATATGATTTGAGTTACCTGATGCTAAGCTTGTAACTGTCGAATATGGGGAATCTGGCAATGCGTCGGTGTTTGACGTTTCTAGAACATAACTGGAAGCACAAACAGCCGAAGATATCAGCACATTATTTAGGCAAAGTAGTTGAGAAATCGAATGTTCTTGAGCAACCTAATGCTGAGCTAGCAACTAAAGAATTTGGGAGTTCTAAGCACAAGGATGGAACAAGTTTTATCACccacagaagaagaagaagcttgaaATTGAGCCGGCTAAAGCTTAGGAGCATGAATGATGGTGGAGAAGATACCAAAGATGGAAATGGCAATAGTATTGTATCCTTTCATTTACACAGCTAGGTCAAATAGGAAATTGGGCTTGACCCGCAACAATGTTCAGGCTTTGCTTTATTTTGGCACTGGGCCAGACAATGTTTTGTTACTTCTTGATTAGTTATTAATAAAATGGCTGCAAAGccacaaaaattatattaaaaaaaaaacttttttaataaattaattttttaagtatTATGATTTATAAAACTTTTATTCTATTCCAACTTAAGCGACACAATGCTTAGATGGACATAATAAtcaattaagggtgatatagtaaaatcatgattgaagaaGTGAAGCAATTAAGCAGAcatgttttaaataacctataataattaattaaaagtgatatagcaaaattactataaggaaaatacttgtgaaaaaaattaaatgggtctcatataaaatgtcaagttaatttagcattaaatattattaatttttttaatacttagataactttataataattttttaatatttagttgacttaaataattaattagagatgatatagtaaattaCAATTGGTGCAGCTAAAGCggatatgtcataaatatttattttttttattaaatattattaattttttaatacttaaatgatatataatcattaattaggggtgatatagtaaagttacgAAGCAGCTGAATGGTCAGCAAGGAGGACGATGAGAAGCTGCTCACTCACTCttatatctactatatataagtgtcaGTTAGTTGACAACTCAAATAGGCAGTTGGCGGTTGTCATGCCTGCTTTCAGTTGTTtgcttgctccatgattttactatatcacccttaattaattattatatgtcatttacgtattagaaaattaaagatatttaataaaaaaaaattaaaatagacgtttatgacatgtttgcttcaaccgtaattttaatatatcacacctaattaattattataagtcatttaagtattaaaaattaataatatttcataaaaaggtacaatagacataaaatgataaattaactcttgatattttaaattaatttgacatcttagaTGAGGCtcgcttaaatttttttcataagtatttctaagGAGAAAGTACAAAAATGACACTTCGGATCAAACAAATTCCAcgaaaatggccatgaaatttaaattttattttctagccatttcaatttgttggCTTGTTCTATACTGTTTTTATACACCTTCTAAATAATTTCTATAgatatcttatacatatacatattctatacaaaaaaagtaaaatatttttaagttaaaaaatttGTATCTATAAAAAGATGGGTAAGTTAGATAAATCCTAAAATTTTATGGGTTCTAACGCTTTATCCCATGATTATATTTAATTACATCATATCCTGAATTTATATATTTGAGATATGTCTGTTTTATCGTGATGAATATAGGTTGTGATACATTTAAAATAGAATTGTTATTTATTTAAGAAAGTAAcgaattctcttttattttgtggAGCAAATCTGCAATGCCCCGACAGTATACCCTTGGCGTcgcacggtgcttacagtcccgagggaccacaagctaactcatgagctggtacctgctgtgagcactgaataaaactgataacaatagatcatatgcaaaatttaactaaggaatgacataaggttttaaatcatagctCTATTAAAGTTTGTAAAATAAATCTGAGAATGCTGATATAACTTTTGATAATACAAATTGAAAACTAAAGactgactaactatctgtactagtctgaaaagcctctactgactaactatgaagttgatgggacaaacccccaactaactccgactgaatgaGAAAAGTactgaaactaatgaaataattgAGATGAATAAAccatgtcctcgaaatatgaggacttaccactgctatGCTTGATAATCTGGAGAGTCTATGCAAGATCcaggaactgagcatccgaacctatgataagatacatcatagcacaagaaacgagtatacgatcagtactttgaatgtactggtatgctaattgaggtaggttgatatgtaTAGTTTCATGTACAGGAGTAGtaactgaatgaatgaatgaatgaatagcatgaagtactaTTTAGGAagtataaaatctgtaaatactgagaatgcatgaccaagtaaaaaacatattctgaatataatctataaactgaaatactgaaatctggtaactgaataactgatatttgtatactATGGTCAATACAAGTATGAACTGaagtatactgaatactgaactgagactgtgagagctatcatctaatcgacataccccaataagtaatttggggtccaacttgtgaccttagttggaagggtgttagtaccatgccacgggtactaacactggctgtgtggatccactaaagtgttgtcctgaaggactaagggtgtcaaacctaaactgacgggtgacccttgggaGGTAGTTAAGCTTGAACTAATGAGTGAATCCTCAAATCCTAtagtggctacgtagttctaaagtacagagactgctactaacgaaTCTACCTAACTGACGAGGAAGTCGTCATCCcggcactcgctcggtgctaaatcctactcccaactaaattgactCGAAATAATggactattctaagtttaactaatcatgataactgactgaactgatattggTCATAACATGTCTAAAACTAATCTGAAGATACTGAggctaagtaaacagctaagttttcgagtattcataacccttgggactcgatagcaataatagtataatagtactaaaactttgggggacataatatgaaagcattcaCTCAGAATTcgttcttgtaggcatttcatcaaacacttgatatttatagtttaagctaagcatggaaatagtttaaagcttgtgaAAATACcatgatttcaatatcaacatcactaattataatttaaatcagcaataacattattcaaacgggtggggtttaataacaacaacaatttcatgtaaacatggtataggatttcaattcatgggaattcatggttaaaatcgtaattaaaaatcacaaaaacttgtaaagatcacaacttttaaattaaaattggatatttggactccatgggtggaagagatccatggatgaacatttaacacaCCTGGGTTGGTAAATTCGTGTgagttcttgttttttttttaagaattgatcttgaatcttgaaggctaaggttttgttcttgagagatgattagtttcttggagaggaattatgagtaatggggcacataatgcccctttagggttGTATTacgtgttttggatggatttggggccatggaaaaagaccaaacggTCCCTGGAAAATAAATCGCGAAACTAGAAATCCCGATTTTTGGCTCCGACGCGACTCGATTCTTATTGCGTCAGGCCACTGGAAAGAGTACAATCCCCATTTTGTCCAACGGCGCGACGCGGTTCCATCGCGTTGcaccactggaaatggacaattccGAACTGGTACCTTGGCGCGATGTGGCGCCACCGCGGTGCCCCAGTGAACACGAATTTGACCATTGGTGCGATGCAGCATTATTGTGGTGGTCCACTGGATAAGGAAGAAtgtgattttggccatcaccatGGCACGGCattatcgcgttgggctactatttttcaTTAagagtgtcataacttctcacccaagtatcaaatttgggagaaattggtatcgttgaaaagatagttcaatttcctatcatttgctgggtcttgagctggaaaattctaagtatataaaaagatatgctcgtttgaagttgactaaagcaatattTTTCCcgaaaattcaatcggtaaggaatattttgattcgtcaaATAGCTGGGAGTtgtttgaggccttaatatacattaaACTCACTcgtaaaactaccaaagaactaaaatgtactatgcatgagcttgaaacatggttctaagattggtttggattttgggggtattacaatatctcccccttaggaacattcgtcctcgaatgagattggttaagctgAAGAACTGGGAAATTTAGGTTACATGTTGAATATACATGATGAAAACATTATTACATgaatgagtctgaaacatgacatatgactgaagtgattttgtgaatgcatgactgatatgagaatgatatgtagctgaaactgagcatagaaaagagaaattctaTGAAGATTGTTACCTTATGTTGGGTTTGAGTTTGCGAAGAAAATATGAGGGTTCTTAGTCCGCATATATTCTTCTGCTTCCTAAGacgctccctcaacggactgattttgccaaagaaccttgactagtggaacttcttttttCAGGTCTACGAATTtgtcgatcaaggatctcgactagaatttctttgtaagaaaggctgttctgaacatccacactttctaagggaacaaatacaactgggtcaccaatacacttcttcaacaaagagatatggaatattgggtgcactgatgctaagtctgcaggtaactcaagctcataagccaccttttcTAAATATCTCAAAACTCTGTAAGGGTCAACATATCGAggattaagcttccccttcttaccaaacctg from the Capsicum annuum cultivar UCD-10X-F1 chromosome 9, UCD10Xv1.1, whole genome shotgun sequence genome contains:
- the LOC107842763 gene encoding uncharacterized protein LOC107842763 isoform X1, with protein sequence MLLSFSRLNFKLLLLLYVLETSNTDALPDSPYSTVTSLASVLAFQNLPVHPGILRFSRSFSYKLSSFRWLGCFEMTKKEKASKMCFEDDGSFADVVL
- the LOC107842763 gene encoding uncharacterized protein LOC107842763 isoform X2 codes for the protein MLLSFSRLNFKLLLLLYVLETSNTDALPDSPYSTVTSLASVLAFQNLPVHPGILRFSRSFSYKLSRWLGCFEMTKKEKASKMCFEDDGSFADVVL